From Pyrenophora tritici-repentis strain M4 chromosome 1, whole genome shotgun sequence, the proteins below share one genomic window:
- a CDS encoding Ham1p domain containing protein: MNGLPGPYIKWFMLSLGAKNLHKMLSGFDDKSAQAICTFGYCEGPGHEPVLFQGRTDGTLVESRGSTAFGWDSCFEYNGQTYAEMEKSEKNKISHRAKALDKLKEWLAKKVES; encoded by the exons CAT CAAATGGTTCATGCTTTCACTCGGCGCCAAGAACTTGCACAAGATGCTTTCCGGTTTTGACGACAAATCCGCGCAAGCAATTTGCACTTTTGGTTACTGCGAGGGCCCAGGCCACGAGCCCGTCTTATTCCAAGGACGCACTGATGGCACGTTGGTGGAGAGTCGGGGATCTACTGCTTTTG GCTGGGACTCATGTTTTGAGTACAATGGGCAGACGTATGCTGAGATGGAGAAGAGCGAGAAGAATAAGATAAGTCATCGAGCAAAGGCGCTGGACAAGTTGAAGGAGTGGTTGGCGAAAAAGGTTGAGTCGTAA
- a CDS encoding AAA-18 multi-domain protein: protein MARQNPNIVITGTPGVGKTTHAEQLAQATGFTHVSVNQIVKDEGFHEGKDEETGSWIVDEDKLLDHLENLPLNSTGGYILDWHACDLFPERWIDLVIVLRCDSTLLYDRLTARGYKGKKLEENMDSEIMQVLLDEARESYKEEIVVELRSESTEDVEGNLERVEQWVENWRRDRASGGGEE from the exons ATGGCACGCCAGAATCCAAACATTGTAATTACAGGCACGCCTGGCGTAGGGAAGACGACACATGCAGAACAACTGGCGCAAGCAACAGGCTTCACACATGTTTCCGTGAACCAAATTGTGAAAGATGAGGGATTCCATGAGGGCAAGGATGAGGAGACGGGAAGTTGGATTGTAGATGAGGACAAG CTTCTAGACCACCTCGAAAATCTCCCCTTAAACAGCACAGGCGGCTACATCCTCGACTGGCACGCATGCGATCTCTTCCCCGAGCGCTGGATCGATCTCGTCATCGTGCTACGCTGCGACTCAACCCTGCTGTACGACCGCCTGACCGCTCGGGGCTACAAGGGCAAGAAGCTCGAGGAGAATATGGATAGCGAGATCATGCAGGTTTTGCTCGACGAGGCGCGGGAGAGCTATAAGGAGGAGATTGTGGTGGAGTTGAGAAGTGAGAGTACGGAGGATGTGGAGGGGAATTTGGAGAGGGTGGAACAGTGGGTGGAGAATTGGAGGAGGGACAGGGCGAGTGGTGGTGGGGAAGAGTGA
- a CDS encoding nucleosome assembly protein, whose amino-acid sequence MSEPIRNKKMDSMTAPTPQNTPANAAPISSRAQQPGVGTIKEEELERTAAGLFAANPALVAMMQNKLGSLVGRSSGYIESLPASVRRRVAGLKGVQKEHSKLEAEFQEEVLQLEKKYFAKFTPLYQTRAKIVNGAEEPSEDHVKGIPEFWLSAMKNQISLAEMITDRDEAALKHLTDVRMEYLDRPGFRLIFEFEENEFFTNKTITKTYFYQEENGYGGDFIYDHAEGDKVDWKAGKDLTVRIESKKQRNKNTKQTRVVKKTVPTESFFNFFDPPKPPQDDDDATSDIEERLELDYQLGEDIKEKLIPRAIDWFTGEALQYENIEDFDEGEFEDEDDEDEDELSDDRDEEEESDDENDGTKPKQEAAECKQS is encoded by the exons ATGTCTGAGCCGATCCGCAATAAGAAGATGGACTCCATGACCGCCCC CACCCCGCAGAATACACCTGCAAATGCCGCGCCCATATCGTCGCGCGCTCAACAGCCCGGTGTTGGCACCATCAAGGAAG AGGAACTTGAGCGCACCGCCGCCGGCCTTTTCGCTGCCAACCCCGCCCTCGTTGCCATGATGCAAAACAAGCTCGGTTCGCTCGTGGGCCGGTCAAGTGGCTACATCGAGTCCCTCCCGGCCTCTGTTCGCCGTCGCGTTGCGGGCCTCAAGGGCGTACAAAAGGAGCACTCCAAGCTCGAGGCCGAATTCCAAGAAGAGGTCCTCCAGCTGGAGAAGAAGTACTTCGCCAAGTTCACGCCGCTATACCAGACCCGTGCCAAGATTGTCAACGGCGCCGAGGAGCCATCAGAAGACCACGTCAAG GGTATCCCAGAGTTCTGGCTGAGCGCTATGAAGAACCAAATCTCACTCGCCGAGATGATCACAGACCGCGACGAGGCTGCCCTCAAGCACCTGACTGACGTCCGCATGGAGTACCTTGACCGCCCAGGATTCCGCCTGATCTTTGAGTTTGAGGAGAACGAGTTCTTCACCAACAAGACCATCACCAAGACCTACTTCTACCAAGAGGAGAACGGCTACGGCGGTGACTTCATCTACGACCACGCCGAGGGTGACAAGGTCGACTGGAAGGCAGGCAAGGACCTGACTGTCCGCATCGAGAGCAAGAAGCAGAGGAACAAGA ACACCAAGCAGACACGAGTCGTTAAGAAGACAGTACCTACAGAGTCGTTCTTCAACTTCTTCGACCCTCCCAAGCCCCCACAGGACGATGACGACGCCACCTCTGACATTGAAGAGCGTCTCGAACTTGACTACCAGCTTGGTGAGGACatcaaggagaagctcatcCCCCGCGCTATCGACTGGTTCACCGGCGAGGCTCTTCAGTACGAGAATATTGAAGACTTTGACGAGGGGGAGTTCGAAGACGAGGACGATGAGGACGAAGATGAGCTCAGTGACGACCGTGATGAGGAGGAAGAGTCTGACGACGAG AACGACGGCACAAAACCCAAACAGGAGGCTGCTGAGTGCAAGCAAAGCTAG